The genomic stretch CGCCTTCGGCGCCCTGGCTTCGCGCGACGAGCCGGTTCAGCAGGCCGGCATCGGCCTGGACGTTCTCCGCGACCTGGGCCTGGAGCGTCATTGTCTGCCGGTAGGCATTCATCGCCGCGTCGAGCCGCCTGCGCGCGGCGATCACCTGCTGGTCGGTCGAGAGTGCCTGCCCGTAGTCATGCGGGAACAGCTGCCTGAATTGCTGGTCCAGCCCGGAAACCTGGAACCCGATGCCCTGCGCCTGCGCCATCAGCCGGTCGATCTGCTGGATGTCGGCGTTGAGAGCCTGGAGTTCCGGGAAGTCGACGCGCGCCAGGTTCTTGGCCTGGTTGAGCAGCATCGTCGCTTCGTTCTGGAGCGACTGGATCTGGTTGTTGATCTGCTGGAGCGTTCGCGCCGCGGTGAGCAGGTTCTGCGAATAGTTGCGCGGGTCGAACACCGCCATCTGTGCCTGGGCGGGACTGCTCGACAGCGCGAACGCTGCGACCAGCGGGCCTGCCGCGGCGAGGCCGAGAGCGGGTGCGATCAAGCGGCTACGCAAATACTTTGCCATGGGTCTTACTCCTGGGGCTGGGGGTTGGCGGGGAAGGAGGCGAGCAATTCGGCTGTCCACGGCAGGCCGGCCGCGGCGAGAAAGCGCGCCGCGAAGTCGTCGGCGCCGCCTTCGTCGAGCATGCGGTCGATCAGGGCCTGGGTGGCAGGATCGGATGCACCGCAAAGCGCGAGGCCGACCGGTCCCAGCCCGAGCTCGAACAGCCGATTGCCGCGCGCCGACTGGAGGTAATAGTGGCGCTTGGGGGTGGCGCGGCTGACCAGCCCGATCTGCCGCTCGTTGAGCCCGAAGCGTTCGTAGGCGGCGCGGCTTTGCGGCTCGATCGCCCGGTCGTTGGGCAGGAAGATGCGCTGCGGGCAGCTCTCGATGATGGCCGGCGCGATGCTGCTGTCGGCGATGTCGGCGAGGCTTTGCGTCGCGAACAGCACGGCGACGTTCTTCTTGCGCAAGGTCTTCAGCCACTCGCGGATGCGCGCGGCGAACAGCGGATGGTCGAGGAAGATCCAGGCCTCGTCGAGGACCAGCAACGTCGGCCGGCCGTCGAAGCGCTCCTCGAGCCGATGGAACAGGTAAGTGAGGACCGGCGCGACGACGCTTGCCTGGCCCATCAGCCCCTCGGTCTCGAAGCATTGCACATCGGCGAGCGCGAGGCGCTGCTCGGCCGCATCGAGCAGGCGCCCGTAGGGCCCCTCCAGCGTGTAGGCGGCCAGCGCCGTGCGCAGCGCGCTCGACTGGAGCAGGAGCGCGAGTCCCGTCAGCGTGCGCTCCTCCACCGGCGCGGAGGCGAGGCTGGCGAGCGCGGACCAGACTGCCTCCTTGACCTCCGGCGTCACCGTCACGCGCTCGTGGGCGAGGAGCGTGGCGATCCATTCGGCGGCCCAGCTTCGTTCGGCTAAGTCGTCGATCCCGCGCAGCGGCTGGAAGGCGAGCGCCTCGCCCGCGTCGGCGCCGAGCCCGAGCGCGTGGTGCGCGCCGCCCATCGCCAGCACCGCGGCCCGCGCGGAAAATCCCTTGTCGAAGATGTAGAGCTGCGCGTCGCGATAGCGGCGGAACTGGAGCGCGATCAGCGCCAGCAGGACCGACTTGCCCGCGCCGGTCGGTCCGACCACGAGCATGTGGCCGACATCGCCGACGTGCGTGGAAAGCCGGAACGGCGTGGTGCC from Tsuneonella deserti encodes the following:
- the trbJ gene encoding P-type conjugative transfer protein TrbJ: MAKYLRSRLIAPALGLAAAGPLVAAFALSSSPAQAQMAVFDPRNYSQNLLTAARTLQQINNQIQSLQNEATMLLNQAKNLARVDFPELQALNADIQQIDRLMAQAQGIGFQVSGLDQQFRQLFPHDYGQALSTDQQVIAARRRLDAAMNAYRQTMTLQAQVAENVQADAGLLNRLVARSQGAEGALQATQTSNQLLALAAKQQFQIQDLMAAQYRAQATEAARRAQAEIDGRLATKRFLGTGSTYTPR